The following coding sequences lie in one Alicyclobacillus curvatus genomic window:
- a CDS encoding spore maturation protein: MIDFIWLLLFCAGLVTAMFTGKVDAVSKAVLGGAESGVELAIGLISVIAFWLGIMNIAEKAGLVEWLSKVLRPVGRFLYPSVPPDHPAMGSILANMSANILGLGNAATPLGLKAMQELQTLNADKETASDAMCTLLAINTASITLIPATVIAVRMQYGSAHPTSIVSTTIFATTFGTIAAIILDRLFRRFSKRRR, encoded by the coding sequence TTGATTGATTTCATCTGGCTTTTGCTGTTTTGCGCCGGACTCGTCACTGCGATGTTCACAGGGAAAGTGGACGCAGTATCGAAGGCTGTCCTCGGCGGCGCCGAATCCGGAGTCGAACTCGCCATTGGTCTCATCAGCGTCATTGCGTTCTGGCTCGGCATCATGAACATCGCGGAGAAAGCTGGCCTCGTAGAGTGGCTCTCGAAGGTGCTGCGTCCAGTCGGAAGGTTCCTGTATCCTTCAGTACCACCGGATCATCCCGCCATGGGCAGTATTCTCGCGAACATGAGTGCGAATATCCTTGGCCTCGGCAACGCTGCTACGCCGCTTGGACTAAAGGCCATGCAGGAATTACAAACGCTCAACGCAGATAAGGAGACGGCAAGCGATGCTATGTGCACGCTTCTTGCCATCAACACTGCCAGTATCACCCTCATACCCGCTACCGTCATTGCAGTTCGCATGCAATATGGTTCGGCCCATCCGACGTCGATTGTGAGCACAACCATCTTTGCGACAACATTTGGCACGATAGCGGCAATCATCCTCGATAGACTCTTTCGCCGCTTTTCGAAACGGAGGCGATAG
- a CDS encoding DUF2953 domain-containing protein — MFKIWAILLVVLVLLMVTIVLSPIIVEVKLEHHGTKSAGTLSVRTLYGLVRIKRELAELHPKLSKEGPALKSVHDTTKATGKEETTLTAKEVWNFLSHWRTYSRVARRLWRPVRTFLRTIRMTKVEIKAALGTGDAVSTGCLVGTAWSGIGMLVGELSMLTRLIERPMLTVTPDFSKPRLDVAVHCIGRTKVGYAIIGVVRTLWTWVSVRELMRSLPSRSRKEEKTWNTPSRG, encoded by the coding sequence ATGTTCAAGATATGGGCAATCTTACTGGTTGTGCTTGTCCTCCTCATGGTCACCATTGTTCTTTCGCCGATTATTGTGGAAGTAAAACTGGAGCATCATGGCACCAAGTCTGCTGGCACGCTCTCGGTCCGCACCCTCTACGGATTGGTGCGCATCAAGCGAGAACTTGCAGAGTTGCACCCAAAACTGTCGAAAGAGGGTCCAGCTTTAAAGTCTGTTCACGACACGACAAAAGCGACAGGCAAGGAAGAAACCACGCTCACTGCGAAGGAAGTTTGGAACTTCCTCAGTCACTGGCGAACATACAGTCGAGTTGCACGGAGATTGTGGAGACCCGTTCGAACATTTTTGCGAACCATCCGCATGACGAAAGTTGAGATTAAGGCAGCGCTCGGTACAGGGGATGCGGTATCGACTGGCTGCCTTGTAGGCACTGCTTGGAGCGGTATTGGGATGCTCGTAGGCGAGCTGTCGATGCTTACCCGCCTTATCGAACGGCCGATGCTTACGGTCACCCCTGACTTTTCCAAGCCGCGGCTCGACGTCGCCGTTCACTGTATAGGTCGGACGAAGGTCGGTTACGCTATCATCGGAGTAGTACGGACGCTTTGGACGTGGGTTAGTGTTCGCGAGCTGATGCGAAGTCTGCCCAGCCGGTCACGCAAGGAGGAGAAAACATGGAACACCCCATCCAGGGGCTGA
- the ytfJ gene encoding GerW family sporulation protein → MEHPIQGLMKTAMENIREMVDVNTIIGDPVETPDGTVILPVSRVGFGFAAGGSEFGAADTKPTSGQGGENPFGGGSGGGVSIIPIGFLIVKGENVRLLSTDNQNQLYDRLIDMAPAALERLQTMLRGSEDSKSSHGPTAVQ, encoded by the coding sequence ATGGAACACCCCATCCAGGGGCTGATGAAAACAGCCATGGAAAACATCAGAGAGATGGTGGATGTCAATACCATCATCGGCGATCCGGTAGAAACCCCTGACGGCACAGTCATCCTCCCAGTATCTAGGGTGGGTTTTGGATTCGCTGCAGGGGGCAGCGAGTTTGGAGCTGCGGACACCAAGCCAACTTCTGGGCAAGGTGGAGAGAACCCTTTTGGTGGTGGGTCCGGAGGTGGTGTATCCATCATTCCAATTGGCTTCTTGATTGTAAAAGGCGAAAATGTTCGCCTCCTGTCGACGGATAACCAGAATCAATTGTATGACCGTCTCATTGACATGGCCCCAGCTGCGCTCGAAAGACTTCAGACGATGTTGCGCGGTTCCGAGGATTCCAAGTCAAGCCACGGACCAACTGCTGTGCAGTAA
- the scpB gene encoding SMC-Scp complex subunit ScpB, which translates to MIVPLVAPLEALLFAAGSEGLSTQAIAEILEVPVDTAVELCLTLKESYAQRESGLEIVELAGAWQMVTAADFAEYLQRMATSPSAPGLSQAALEVLAIVAYRQPITRGQVEAVRGVQSDRVLQTLLHRQLVCEVGRQDSPGRPILYGTTAFFLQTFGLPSLDHLPPLPVLDDIPEDLSLFHLTPSLPRD; encoded by the coding sequence GTGATAGTCCCGCTTGTTGCTCCGCTTGAAGCATTACTCTTTGCAGCTGGCAGTGAAGGACTGTCGACGCAAGCGATTGCGGAGATTCTTGAAGTCCCTGTCGATACGGCAGTAGAACTTTGTTTGACGCTCAAAGAGTCCTATGCACAGCGTGAGAGTGGGCTTGAGATTGTGGAGCTGGCAGGGGCTTGGCAAATGGTCACGGCAGCAGATTTCGCCGAGTATCTACAGCGGATGGCCACTAGTCCCTCTGCTCCGGGGCTCAGTCAAGCTGCTCTTGAAGTGCTGGCCATTGTTGCATACCGACAGCCGATTACGCGTGGGCAAGTAGAGGCCGTGCGTGGCGTTCAATCGGACAGAGTGCTGCAAACTTTGCTGCATCGCCAACTGGTGTGCGAAGTCGGGCGCCAGGACTCTCCCGGGCGTCCCATCCTATACGGAACCACTGCCTTTTTTCTGCAGACGTTTGGGTTGCCGTCCCTTGACCACCTTCCACCACTGCCTGTCTTGGATGACATCCCGGAAGACTTGTCACTGTTTCATTTGACCCCATCATTACCTCGGGACTGA
- a CDS encoding spore maturation protein codes for MQDMLSAISAWLLPLLIAGIMVTGFVRRIPIYNAFIDGAKSGFGTAVRLIPHLIAMMVAVSVFRASGAMGYVIGWLEPVLVWAHIPPEVAPMGLLRPISGMGSLALMTDIFKVHGPDSWLGQLSSTMQAASDTTLYVITVYFGSVGIRKIRYALKVGLLADLASVIGSVLAVYLLLGPMPK; via the coding sequence ATGCAGGATATGTTGTCTGCAATCTCGGCCTGGCTGTTGCCACTCCTGATTGCCGGCATTATGGTGACGGGTTTTGTCCGCCGAATCCCTATTTACAACGCCTTCATTGACGGGGCAAAAAGTGGTTTCGGAACAGCAGTTCGGTTGATTCCGCACCTAATTGCGATGATGGTTGCTGTGTCTGTATTTCGAGCATCGGGTGCAATGGGTTATGTCATCGGTTGGCTCGAGCCTGTCCTGGTATGGGCCCATATTCCACCGGAAGTGGCCCCCATGGGCCTTCTTCGTCCGATTAGTGGCATGGGGAGTCTTGCTCTGATGACCGACATTTTCAAAGTGCATGGTCCTGATTCATGGCTCGGCCAACTCTCCTCAACGATGCAAGCCGCATCAGACACGACGCTCTATGTCATTACCGTGTACTTTGGGAGTGTCGGGATTCGCAAAATTCGCTACGCCTTAAAAGTCGGCTTGCTCGCCGACCTAGCGAGTGTAATTGGCAGTGTTCTCGCCGTTTACCTTCTCCTTGGGCCAATGCCAAAGTAA